One window from the genome of Aquabacterium sp. A3 encodes:
- a CDS encoding 2OG-Fe(II) oxygenase, whose translation MPESVTHPWLREAPGARRWAHDRWVEVVLSAQRPPLWVVDGVLSSEECDELIGLARLRLQPSETVVEVTGGSQVHVARTSEGMFFQRGEYPVCQRLEQRLAELMSWPLDHGEGLQVLRYGVGAEYRPHHDYFDPEQAGTDRICQRGGQRVATVVVYLNTPESGGETVFPSAGLSVVPRKGSAVCFVYPSPVPDTLTLHGGAPILAGEKWVATKWLRQRPFD comes from the coding sequence ATGCCCGAGTCGGTCACGCACCCCTGGCTGCGTGAGGCGCCAGGCGCCAGGCGCTGGGCACACGATCGGTGGGTGGAGGTGGTGTTGTCCGCACAGCGCCCGCCGTTGTGGGTGGTGGACGGCGTGCTCTCGTCGGAAGAATGTGATGAGCTCATCGGCCTGGCCCGGCTGCGGCTTCAACCCTCAGAAACGGTGGTGGAGGTCACGGGTGGAAGCCAGGTGCATGTGGCACGAACGAGCGAAGGCATGTTTTTTCAGCGGGGCGAGTACCCGGTGTGTCAACGGCTGGAGCAGCGTCTGGCCGAGCTGATGTCGTGGCCGTTGGACCATGGGGAAGGACTTCAGGTCTTGCGGTATGGCGTTGGTGCAGAGTACCGGCCTCACCACGATTATTTTGACCCCGAGCAGGCCGGCACCGATCGCATCTGCCAGCGTGGCGGGCAGCGCGTGGCCACGGTGGTGGTGTACCTCAACACGCCAGAGTCAGGCGGCGAAACGGTCTTCCCGTCTGCCGGGCTGAGTGTCGTGCCGCGCAAGGGCAGCGCCGTGTGTTTTGTGTACCCCAGCCCTGTGCCGGACACACTCACCTTGCATGGCGGTGCACCCATCCTTGCTGGTGAAAAATGGGTGGCCACCAAGTGGCTGAGACAGCGGCCTTTCGACTGA